The DNA region TTTTAAATTTTCATCAAATAAGCATTCTTGCATTATTTTCAAATATTCTTGCAATTTTGATAATCTCTTTTTAGAAAACGAAAAAATAAAAAGCTCTCCTAGACATTGATAATAAAGACTTCTTGCTAATCTTAATTTTTCTATATCCATAAAAGCTTCCTGTATACTTAAAGATTTTCAAAAATCAATATAATAAATCATGATAGATGAATATTATGCAAAATATACCTAATATACTCATAAAACTGATTTTTGAATCAATTTATCTTAGTACTATTTAATTTAAAAATCACTGAATTTAAGCCCAATTTTGTAAGAAATAAAAATATTAAAAAATAATATTAAATAATGAAAAAATAGATACTAAACAAAATAATACCTAAAACAAATAAAATCATTTACTTAAAAAATTAATCTTTTTTATATTTATAAAAATTAATATTATTTTATGCAAATTAAAAATAATATTAATTTCTTAAAGCATAATCTTTATAAGAAAATTCCCTTATCATTTGAAGTTTATTTTGAGTATTTAAAAGCATTAAATTAGGAAGTTTTATTCCATTAAAAGTTGTATTTTTAACTATACTATAATGAATTTGATCTAAAAAAACAATTTTATCTCCTATATTAAGTTTTTTCTTAAAAGCATATTCACCCATTATATCACCTGCTAAACAAGTATTACCTGCAAGCACATAAGCAAATTCATTATCTTTTAAATTTGAGAGTTTTTCATTTTCTCTTGTAGCTAAATTTCTTGCATTAAGCACTTCACTCATATAAGGCATAATAATAGTATCTGGCATATGAGCCTCACTTGAAGTATCTAAAATAGCAATATGCTTTTCATTTTCTACTATATCTATAACACTAGCAACCAAATTACCTGTTTGCCAACCCACTGCCTCTCCAGGTTCAAGATAAATTTGAACTCCATATTTATCACTAAAATTTTGACACAAAACTATAAGTTTTTCTATATCATAAGCTTTTTTAGTAATATGATGCCCCCCACCAAAATTAATCCACTGCATTTGTCCGATCCATTTTCCAAATTTCTTCTCAAAAACCTCTAAAACTCTCTCTAAAGAATGTGCACTTTCTTCACAAAGTGCATGAAAATGAAGCCCTTTAACCAAACTTAAATCCATATTTTCTAAGTCTTTAGCACGGATTCCCAATCTTGAATATTTCCCACAAGGATTATAAAGTTCTTTAGGAGCAATAGAAAATTCAAGATTGCAACGAAGTCCTATAGAATTGCTTTGAGCGCTGTGTTTAAATTTATCAAATTGGGTTAAAGAATTAAAGATGATATGATCAGATAAACTTGCTATTTGATTCATTTCATCATCTTTAAAAGCAGGAGAATAAGTATGAATTTCTTTACCCATGTATTCTTTAGCAAATTTTGCCTCCCAAAGACCACTACAAGCACAACCTTTTAAATATTCCCCTACAATTTTCATTGCTCCTGAAAAAGCAAAACCCTTTAAAGCTAGAAGTATTTTAACCCCGCTTTTTTCTTGTATATGAGATAAAATTTCACAATTTTTTCTCAACTTATGCTCTTCTAAAATATAAGCTGGTGTTTGAATAGTTTCATAAAACATGATTTTTCCTTAATTTAATTCTTAAAATCATAACAAAATTAAATCAAATTTTCAAAAAAAATATTTACTCAAATTAAAATAAGTAATAATATAATATTCAAAAATCAATATAAAAAAGGAAAATAATAAAATAATGAATAGAAGAAATTTTTTAAAATTCAATATAGCAAGTTTAGCAAGCATAAGCCTTGCTTATGCAAATCCTATGCATGAACATCATAGCAATATTAATACAGATACTATAGATACTTCTTTTATAGAATTTGCTCCAAAAAATCTCAAACTTTTAAATCCAAAAGATTTTCCCAAAAATCATATTCTAAAACCACTAACTTTACTTAAAAATGAAAGTAAAGAAAAAAATACTTTTCGTGCAACATTAGAAATAAAAGAAAGCCAAATAGAACTTATTAAAGGCAAAAAAACAAAATTTTATACTTATAATGGTTTAATACCTGGTCCAAAAATAGAGGTTTTTGAAGGAGATAAAGTTGAAATTTTAGTAAAAAACAAACTTAAAGAACCCACAACTATACATTGGCACGGTGTTCTTGTACCTGCTGATCAAGATGGAAGTCCTCATGATCCAATTTTAGCAGGAGAAGAAAAAATATATCATTTTGAAATTCCACAAAATAGTGCTGGATCTTATTGGTATCATCCACACCCTCATTTTATCACTTCTAAACAAGTTTTTATGGGATTAGCAGGAGTTTTTGTAATCAAAGCTAAAAAAGATGCTCTAAGCCATCTTAAAGAAAAAGATCTTATGATTAGTGATTTACGTCTTGATGAGAAAGCTCAAATCCCAAAAAATACACTTAATGATTGGTTAAATGGTCGAGAAGGTGAATTTGTACTCATTAATGGACAATATCAACCCAAAATTCAACTTGCTACAAATGAACGCATACGCATTTATAATACTAGTGCGGCAAGATATCTTAACTTACGCATACAAGGAGCTCAATTCATACTCGTTGGAACAGATGGTGGACTTATAGAAAAACCTGTATTTAAAGATGAAATTTTATTAAGCCCTGCTTCACGCATAGAAGTTTTAATCCATGCTTCACAAAATGGAGAATTTAAACTTGAAAGTGTTTATTATGATAGAGATAAAATGATGGTTAAAGAAGAACCAAATACACTTTTTTTAGCTAATATTAGTCTTAAAAAAGAAGCATTAAACTTGCCTAATACCTTAAGAACTTTCAAACCTTTAGAAGAACCTCGAGATTTTAAAGAAGTGATTATGAGCGAAGATCATGCACAAATGCATGGTATGATGAATAAAAACCAACATGAGCTAAAAAATGCATTAGCTTCTATGTTTTTAATTAATGGAAAAAGTTATGATTTAAAACGTAGCGATTTAAATTCTAAAGTTGGGGTTGTTGAAGATTGGATAATAATCAATAAATCTCATATGGATCATCCTTTTCACATACATGGAACACAATTTGAACTCATTTCATCTAAATTTAAAGGAGAGGTTAAAAAAGCTGAATTTAGAGCTTTAAGAGATACTATTAATGTACGTCCAAACGAAGAATTAAGACTTAGAATGAAACAAGATTTTGCAGGTCTTAGAATGTATCATTGTCATATTTTAGAGCATGAAAATTTAGGTATGATGGGAAATTTAGAAGTAAAGGGGTAAAAATGGTAAAGGTTGAATTTTTAGGTCCAATAAAGAAAAAAAAATTAGAACTTGATATAAAAAATTTAAAAGAACTCAAAGCAATTTTACAAAAAGATGAAGATTTAAAAACATGGTTAGATCTTTGTGCTATAGCTTTAAATGATGAAATCGTTTTTGATATCAATACATCTTTAAAAGACGGTGATAAAATCGCTCTTTTACCACCAGTTTGTGGGGGATAAAATGTCAAATTTTATCCTTTATCAAGGAGCCCTACCTATTCCTCAAATTTATACACAATGGTATGAATTAGCCAAAGATCAAAATTGTGGCACTTTATTAACTTTTTGCGGAATTGTACGTGAAGAAAAAGAAATTCAAGGTCTTAGTTTTGATATTTATGAATCCCTTCTAAAAAAATGGTTTAATCATTGGCAAGAAGAAGTAAAATCAGAAAATATTACTCTACTTTTTGCACATTCTATAGGTAATGTTAACGTCCATGAAAGCTCCTATATAGCAGGGATCATTAGCAAACAAAGAAAAATAGGGCTTAAACTTATTAATGACTTTGTTGAAGACTTTAAAGCAAATGCCCCCATTTGGAAATATGATGTGATTAATAAAGAAAGAATTTACGCCAAAGAAAGATCAAAAAAACTTTATGGCGCAGGAATTTTAAAAGGATAAAAATGCTTATGTCTTATGAAGAAAGTTTAACCATTTTACACTCTCACATAAAAAACTATAAAAAAATAGAAAAAATAGCTCTTACAGAGTGTTTAGGACGGATCTTAGCCCATGATATAAGAGCTCCTAAAAGTCAACCTGAATTTCCAACTTCAGCCATGGATGGCTATGCTATTAAATTTGAAGATCAAGATAAAGCCTTAAAAATTTTAGGATCAACTCCTGCAGGTACTATGCCTCAATTTAAAGTGAAAAATAACACTTGTGTAAAAACTTTTACAGGTTCTTTAATGAGTGAAGGAAGTGATACTTTAATCCCTGTAGAAAACGTGAACGTAGAAAAAGATATGCTTTTTATTGAAAAAAAAGTTTCCAAAGGT from Campylobacter hepaticus includes:
- the cueO gene encoding multicopper oxidase CueO; this encodes MNRRNFLKFNIASLASISLAYANPMHEHHSNINTDTIDTSFIEFAPKNLKLLNPKDFPKNHILKPLTLLKNESKEKNTFRATLEIKESQIELIKGKKTKFYTYNGLIPGPKIEVFEGDKVEILVKNKLKEPTTIHWHGVLVPADQDGSPHDPILAGEEKIYHFEIPQNSAGSYWYHPHPHFITSKQVFMGLAGVFVIKAKKDALSHLKEKDLMISDLRLDEKAQIPKNTLNDWLNGREGEFVLINGQYQPKIQLATNERIRIYNTSAARYLNLRIQGAQFILVGTDGGLIEKPVFKDEILLSPASRIEVLIHASQNGEFKLESVYYDRDKMMVKEEPNTLFLANISLKKEALNLPNTLRTFKPLEEPRDFKEVIMSEDHAQMHGMMNKNQHELKNALASMFLINGKSYDLKRSDLNSKVGVVEDWIIINKSHMDHPFHIHGTQFELISSKFKGEVKKAEFRALRDTINVRPNEELRLRMKQDFAGLRMYHCHILEHENLGMMGNLEVKG
- a CDS encoding molybdopterin synthase catalytic subunit; the protein is MSNFILYQGALPIPQIYTQWYELAKDQNCGTLLTFCGIVREEKEIQGLSFDIYESLLKKWFNHWQEEVKSENITLLFAHSIGNVNVHESSYIAGIISKQRKIGLKLINDFVEDFKANAPIWKYDVINKERIYAKERSKKLYGAGILKG
- a CDS encoding MoaD/ThiS family protein, with the translated sequence MVKVEFLGPIKKKKLELDIKNLKELKAILQKDEDLKTWLDLCAIALNDEIVFDINTSLKDGDKIALLPPVCGG
- the nspC gene encoding carboxynorspermidine decarboxylase, translating into MFYETIQTPAYILEEHKLRKNCEILSHIQEKSGVKILLALKGFAFSGAMKIVGEYLKGCACSGLWEAKFAKEYMGKEIHTYSPAFKDDEMNQIASLSDHIIFNSLTQFDKFKHSAQSNSIGLRCNLEFSIAPKELYNPCGKYSRLGIRAKDLENMDLSLVKGLHFHALCEESAHSLERVLEVFEKKFGKWIGQMQWINFGGGHHITKKAYDIEKLIVLCQNFSDKYGVQIYLEPGEAVGWQTGNLVASVIDIVENEKHIAILDTSSEAHMPDTIIMPYMSEVLNARNLATRENEKLSNLKDNEFAYVLAGNTCLAGDIMGEYAFKKKLNIGDKIVFLDQIHYSIVKNTTFNGIKLPNLMLLNTQNKLQMIREFSYKDYALRN